One Pseudomonas abieticivorans genomic region harbors:
- the rplJ gene encoding 50S ribosomal protein L10, which yields MAIKLEDKKAIVAEVNEAAKAALSAVVADARGVTVGAMTGLRKEAREAGVYVRVVRNTLLKRAVADTEYSVLNDVFTGPTLIAFSKEHPGAAARIFKEFAKGQDKFEIKAAAFEGKFLAANQIDVLASLPTRNEAISQLMSVIQGATSKLARTLAAIRDSKEAAAA from the coding sequence GTGGCAATTAAACTCGAAGACAAGAAGGCCATCGTCGCTGAAGTCAACGAGGCTGCCAAAGCTGCTCTGTCCGCTGTCGTGGCTGATGCCCGTGGTGTGACAGTAGGCGCTATGACCGGACTCCGTAAAGAGGCTCGTGAAGCTGGCGTATACGTACGTGTCGTACGTAACACCCTGCTCAAGCGCGCTGTTGCCGACACTGAATACAGTGTCCTCAACGACGTGTTCACCGGCCCGACCTTGATCGCTTTCTCCAAAGAACATCCGGGCGCTGCTGCTCGTATCTTCAAAGAGTTCGCGAAAGGTCAGGATAAGTTCGAGATCAAGGCAGCTGCGTTCGAGGGCAAGTTCCTCGCAGCTAATCAGATCGACGTACTGGCAAGCTTGCCGACCCGTAACGAAGCTATTTCCCAGCTGATGAGCGTGATTCAAGGCGCCACCAGCAAATTGGCTCGTACTCTGGCGGCAATCCGCGATTCCAAGGAAGCTGCTGCAGCCTAA
- the rplL gene encoding 50S ribosomal protein L7/L12, with protein sequence MSISQDDILNAVAEMSVLQVVELIKAFEEKFGVTAAAASAGPAAAAAVVEEQTEFNVMLLEAGEKKVNVIKAVRELTGLGLKEAKAVVDGAPAMVLEAVAKDAADKAKATLEEAGAKVELK encoded by the coding sequence ATGTCTATCTCTCAAGACGATATCCTCAACGCCGTAGCTGAAATGTCCGTTCTGCAGGTTGTTGAGCTGATCAAAGCTTTCGAAGAAAAATTCGGTGTTACCGCTGCTGCTGCATCGGCCGGTCCTGCCGCTGCTGCCGCTGTTGTTGAAGAGCAAACCGAATTCAACGTCATGCTGCTGGAAGCTGGCGAGAAGAAAGTTAACGTGATCAAGGCTGTACGTGAACTGACCGGTCTGGGCCTGAAAGAAGCCAAGGCAGTCGTTGACGGCGCTCCAGCCATGGTTCTGGAAGCTGTTGCCAAAGACGCAGCTGACAAAGCCAAAGCAACTCTGGAAGAAGCAGGCGCTAAAGTCGAGCTGAAGTAA
- a CDS encoding pantothenate kinase, with product MILELDCGNSFIKWRVIERDTSQLVSGGVVDSDQALLDALSSVPGLLLSHCRLVSVRNEEETRRLTDRLAAVHHVDPKLATPAKSFAGVRNGYDEFERLGLDRWLAVLGGYKLAQGACVVIDLGTAITSDFVAVDGEHLGGFICPGMPLMRNQLRTHTRKIRYDDQSAEQALGNLMPGRSTVEAVERGCTLMMRGFVLTQVERATSLWGSDFTLFLTGGDAGLVSDVSPAARVVPDLVFVGLAMACPLS from the coding sequence ATGATTCTTGAGCTGGACTGCGGGAACAGCTTCATCAAATGGCGGGTTATCGAGCGCGACACCAGCCAGCTGGTATCGGGAGGCGTTGTCGATTCGGACCAGGCGCTGCTCGACGCGCTGTCATCCGTGCCGGGATTACTGCTGAGCCACTGTCGCCTGGTCAGTGTCAGAAACGAAGAGGAGACGCGCCGGCTCACTGACAGATTAGCGGCGGTCCATCATGTTGATCCCAAGCTCGCGACCCCTGCCAAATCTTTCGCCGGGGTGCGTAACGGCTATGACGAGTTCGAGCGCCTGGGCCTGGACCGTTGGTTGGCCGTGCTGGGCGGTTACAAGCTGGCACAAGGCGCTTGCGTGGTCATTGACTTGGGGACGGCCATCACTTCGGATTTCGTCGCCGTCGACGGCGAGCACCTGGGCGGTTTCATTTGCCCCGGCATGCCGCTGATGCGCAACCAGTTGCGTACCCATACCCGCAAGATTCGCTATGACGATCAGTCGGCTGAGCAAGCCCTGGGTAACCTGATGCCCGGGCGCTCGACGGTCGAAGCGGTGGAGCGCGGTTGTACGCTGATGATGCGCGGCTTTGTATTGACCCAGGTCGAGCGCGCCACTTCGCTGTGGGGCAGCGACTTCACGTTGTTCCTGACCGGTGGGGATGCGGGCTTGGTGAGTGATGTGTCCCCGGCTGCCCGCGTGGTGCCGGATCTGGTGTTTGTTGGCTTGGCCATGGCGTGCCCGTTGTCCTGA
- the nusG gene encoding transcription termination/antitermination protein NusG, which produces MAKRWYVVHAYSGYEKHVMRSLVERVKLAGMEDGFGEILVPTEEVVEMRNGQKRKSERKFFPGYVLVQMEMNEGTWHLVKDTPRVMGFIGGTADKPAPITDKEAEAILRRVADGSDKPKPKTLFEPGEVVRVTDGPFADFNGTVEEVNYEKSRIQVAVLIFGRSTPVELEFSQVEKV; this is translated from the coding sequence GTGGCTAAGCGTTGGTACGTTGTGCATGCCTACTCGGGTTACGAGAAGCATGTTATGCGCTCTTTGGTTGAGCGTGTAAAGCTGGCTGGCATGGAAGACGGCTTTGGCGAAATTCTGGTCCCCACTGAAGAAGTGGTTGAAATGCGCAATGGCCAGAAGCGCAAAAGCGAACGTAAGTTCTTCCCAGGCTATGTGCTGGTGCAGATGGAAATGAACGAGGGTACTTGGCACTTGGTCAAGGACACTCCTCGCGTCATGGGCTTCATCGGTGGTACTGCCGATAAGCCTGCACCGATCACCGACAAGGAAGCTGAAGCTATCCTGCGTCGTGTTGCTGATGGTAGCGACAAGCCTAAGCCTAAGACTCTGTTCGAGCCAGGTGAGGTTGTTCGGGTGACCGATGGTCCGTTCGCGGATTTCAACGGCACTGTCGAAGAAGTCAACTACGAAAAGAGCCGGATCCAAGTGGCCGTGCTTATTTTCGGACGCTCTACCCCGGTAGAGCTCGAGTTCAGTCAGGTCGAAAAGGTCTAA
- the rplK gene encoding 50S ribosomal protein L11, translating to MAKKITAYIKLQVKAGQANPSPPVGPALGQHGVNIMEFCKAFNARTQGQEAGLPTPVIITVYSDRSFTFETKSTPASVLLKKAAGLTSGSARPNTVKVGTVTRAQLEDIAKAKNADLTAADLDAAVRTIAGSARSMGLNVEGV from the coding sequence ATGGCTAAGAAAATCACGGCTTACATCAAGCTGCAAGTAAAGGCCGGCCAGGCCAACCCTAGCCCGCCCGTCGGCCCGGCTCTGGGTCAACATGGTGTTAACATCATGGAATTCTGCAAGGCCTTCAACGCCCGTACTCAGGGTCAAGAAGCCGGCCTGCCGACTCCAGTTATCATCACTGTTTACAGTGACCGTAGCTTCACCTTCGAAACCAAAAGCACCCCAGCTTCGGTTTTGCTGAAAAAAGCTGCTGGCTTGACCAGCGGTTCCGCACGTCCGAACACCGTTAAAGTCGGTACCGTGACCCGTGCTCAGCTGGAAGATATCGCTAAAGCCAAAAACGCGGACCTGACTGCCGCTGACCTGGACGCAGCCGTGCGCACCATCGCCGGTTCTGCTCGTTCCATGGGCCTCAACGTGGAGGGTGTGTAA
- the rpoB gene encoding DNA-directed RNA polymerase subunit beta produces MAYSYTEKKRIRKDFSKLPDVMDVPYLLAIQLDSYREFLQAGATKDQFRDVGLHAAFKSVFPIISYSGNAALEYVGYRLGEPAFDVKECVLRGVTYAVPLRVKVRLIIFDKESSNKAIKDIKEQEVYMGEIPLMTENGTFVINGTERVIVSQLHRSPGVFFDHDRGKTHSSGKLLYSARIIPYRGSWLDFEFDPKDCVFVRIDRRRKLPASVLLRALGYSTEEVLDAFYTTNVFHVQGENLNLELVPHRLRGEIAALDILDDKGKVIVEQGRRITARHINQLEKAGIKTLEVPLDYVLGRTSAKAIVHPATGEILAECNTELNTEILAKIAKAQVVRIETLYTNDIDCGPFISDTLKIDSTSNQLEALVEIYRMMRPGEPPTKDAAETLFNNLFFSPERYDLSAVGRMKFNRRIGRTEIEGSGVLSKDDIVAVLKTLVDIRNGKGIVDDIDHLGNRRVRCVGEMAENQFRVGLVRVERAVKERLSMAESEGLMPQDLINAKPVAAAVKEFFGSSQLSQFMDQNNPLSEITHKRRVSALGPGGLTRERAGFEVRDVHPTHYGRVCPIETPEGPNIGLINSLAAYARTNQYGFLESPYRVVKDALVTDEIVFLSAIEEADHVIAQASATMNDKKVLIDELVAVRHLNEFTVKAPEDVTLMDVSPKQVVSVAASLIPFLEHDDANRALMGSNMQRQAVPTLRSDKPLVGTGMERNVARDSGVCVVARRGGVIDSVDASRIVVRVADDEVEPGEAGVDIYNLTKYTRSNQNTCINQRPLVRKGDRVQRSDIMADGPSTDMGELALGQNMRIAFMAWNGYNFEDSILLSERVVQEDRFTTIHIQELTCVARDTKLGPEEITADIPNVGEAALNKLDEAGIVYVGAEVGAGDILVGKVTPKGETQLTPEEKLLRAIFGEKASDVKDTSLRVPTGTKGTVIDVQVFTRDGVERDARALSIEKSQLDEIRKDLNEEFRIVEGATFERLRSALVGQIVDGGAGLKKGLEITNEILDNLEHGQWFKLRMAEDALNEQLERAQAYIVDRRRLLDDKFEDKKRKLQQGDDLAPGVLKIVKVYLAIRRRIQPGDKMAGRHGNKGVVSVIMPVEDMPHDAYGTPVDVVLNPLGVPSRMNVGQILETHLGLAAKGLGEKINRMVEEQRKVSELRSFLHQIYNEIGGRQESLDDFSDQEILDLVKNLKGGVPMATPVFDGAKESEIKAMLKLADLPESGQMQLFDGRTGNKFERPVTVGYMYMLKLNHLVDDKMHARSTGSYSLVTQQPLGGKAQFGGQRFGEMEVWALEAYGAAYTLQEMLTVKSDDVNGRTKMYKNIVDGDHRMEPGMPESFNVLIKEIRSLGIDIDLETE; encoded by the coding sequence ATGGCTTACTCATACACTGAGAAAAAACGTATCCGCAAGGACTTTAGCAAGTTGCCGGACGTCATGGACGTACCGTACCTCTTGGCTATCCAGCTGGATTCGTATCGCGAATTCTTGCAGGCGGGCGCGACCAAGGACCAGTTCCGTGACGTCGGTCTGCATGCGGCCTTCAAATCCGTTTTCCCGATCATCAGCTACTCCGGCAACGCTGCTTTGGAGTACGTTGGTTATCGCCTGGGCGAACCGGCTTTTGATGTCAAAGAATGCGTGTTGCGTGGCGTAACGTACGCCGTACCTTTGCGGGTAAAAGTACGCTTGATCATTTTCGACAAAGAATCGTCGAACAAAGCGATCAAGGACATCAAAGAGCAAGAAGTCTACATGGGGGAAATTCCCCTGATGACCGAGAACGGCACCTTTGTAATCAACGGTACCGAGCGCGTCATCGTTTCCCAGTTGCACCGTTCGCCAGGTGTGTTCTTCGACCACGACCGTGGCAAGACGCACAGCTCGGGCAAACTGTTGTACTCGGCTCGCATCATTCCTTACCGCGGTTCGTGGCTGGACTTCGAGTTCGATCCGAAAGACTGTGTATTCGTCCGTATCGACCGTCGTCGCAAACTGCCTGCGTCCGTACTGCTGCGCGCGCTGGGTTATAGCACCGAGGAAGTTCTCGATGCGTTCTACACCACCAACGTATTCCACGTTCAAGGCGAAAACCTGAACCTGGAGCTGGTGCCTCATCGCCTGCGTGGTGAAATTGCCGCCCTGGATATCCTGGACGACAAAGGCAAGGTCATCGTAGAGCAAGGCCGTCGTATCACTGCCCGTCACATCAACCAGTTGGAAAAAGCCGGCATCAAGACGCTGGAAGTTCCGCTGGACTACGTGCTGGGTCGTACCTCTGCCAAGGCCATCGTTCACCCGGCAACCGGTGAAATCCTGGCTGAATGCAACACCGAGCTGAACACCGAGATCCTGGCCAAGATTGCCAAGGCTCAGGTTGTCCGTATCGAAACGTTGTACACCAACGACATCGACTGCGGTCCGTTCATCTCCGACACCCTGAAGATCGACTCCACCAGCAACCAATTGGAAGCGCTGGTAGAGATCTATCGCATGATGCGTCCTGGCGAGCCGCCAACCAAGGATGCCGCCGAGACCCTGTTCAACAACCTGTTCTTCAGCCCTGAGCGCTATGACCTGTCTGCGGTCGGCCGGATGAAGTTCAACCGTCGTATCGGTCGCACCGAGATCGAAGGTTCGGGCGTGTTGAGCAAAGACGACATCGTTGCCGTGCTGAAGACCCTGGTCGACATCCGTAACGGCAAAGGCATCGTCGATGACATCGACCACCTGGGTAACCGTCGTGTTCGCTGCGTAGGCGAAATGGCCGAGAACCAGTTCCGCGTTGGCCTGGTGCGTGTAGAGCGCGCGGTCAAAGAGCGTCTGTCGATGGCTGAAAGCGAAGGCCTGATGCCGCAAGACCTGATCAACGCCAAGCCGGTAGCGGCCGCGGTGAAAGAGTTCTTCGGTTCCAGCCAGCTGTCGCAGTTCATGGACCAGAACAACCCGCTGTCCGAGATCACCCACAAGCGCCGTGTTTCGGCACTTGGCCCGGGCGGTCTGACCCGTGAACGCGCAGGCTTCGAAGTCCGTGACGTACACCCGACGCACTACGGTCGTGTTTGCCCGATCGAAACGCCGGAAGGTCCGAACATCGGTCTGATCAACTCCCTGGCCGCTTATGCGCGCACCAACCAGTACGGCTTCCTGGAAAGCCCGTACCGTGTGGTGAAAGACGCTCTGGTCACCGACGAGATCGTGTTCCTGTCCGCCATCGAAGAAGCTGATCACGTGATCGCTCAGGCTTCGGCCACGATGAACGACAAGAAAGTCCTGATCGACGAGCTGGTAGCGGTACGTCACCTGAACGAATTCACCGTGAAAGCGCCTGAAGACGTGACGCTGATGGACGTTTCTCCGAAGCAGGTAGTTTCGGTTGCAGCTTCCCTGATCCCGTTCCTCGAGCACGATGACGCCAACCGTGCGTTGATGGGTTCGAACATGCAGCGCCAGGCTGTTCCGACACTGCGTTCGGACAAGCCGCTGGTGGGTACCGGCATGGAACGCAACGTGGCTCGCGACTCCGGCGTTTGCGTCGTGGCTCGTCGTGGCGGCGTGATCGACTCGGTCGATGCTTCCCGTATTGTGGTGCGTGTTGCCGATGACGAAGTAGAGCCGGGCGAAGCCGGTGTCGACATCTACAACCTGACCAAATACACCCGCTCGAACCAGAACACCTGCATCAACCAGCGCCCGCTGGTTCGCAAGGGTGATCGCGTTCAGCGCAGCGACATCATGGCTGACGGCCCGTCGACCGATATGGGTGAGCTGGCTCTGGGCCAGAACATGCGCATCGCGTTCATGGCCTGGAACGGTTACAACTTCGAAGACTCCATTCTCCTGTCGGAGCGTGTAGTTCAGGAAGACCGTTTCACCACGATCCACATTCAGGAACTGACCTGTGTGGCACGTGACACCAAGCTTGGGCCAGAGGAAATCACTGCAGACATCCCGAACGTGGGTGAAGCTGCACTGAACAAGCTGGACGAAGCCGGTATCGTATACGTAGGTGCCGAAGTAGGCGCAGGCGACATCCTGGTGGGCAAGGTCACTCCGAAAGGCGAGACCCAGCTGACTCCGGAAGAAAAACTGCTGCGTGCCATCTTTGGTGAAAAAGCCAGCGACGTTAAAGACACTTCCCTGCGCGTGCCGACCGGTACCAAGGGTACTGTCATCGACGTACAGGTCTTCACTCGCGACGGCGTTGAGCGTGATGCTCGTGCCTTGTCGATCGAGAAGAGCCAGCTGGACGAGATCCGCAAGGATCTGAACGAAGAGTTCCGTATTGTTGAAGGCGCAACCTTCGAGCGTCTGCGCTCGGCACTGGTTGGCCAGATCGTTGACGGCGGTGCAGGCCTGAAAAAAGGTCTGGAAATCACCAACGAGATCCTCGACAACCTTGAGCACGGGCAGTGGTTCAAACTGCGCATGGCTGAAGATGCTCTGAACGAGCAGCTCGAGCGGGCCCAGGCCTACATCGTTGACCGTCGCCGTCTGCTGGACGACAAGTTCGAAGACAAGAAGCGCAAACTGCAGCAGGGCGATGACCTGGCTCCAGGCGTGCTGAAAATCGTCAAGGTTTACCTGGCAATCCGTCGTCGCATCCAGCCGGGCGACAAGATGGCCGGTCGTCACGGTAACAAAGGTGTGGTCTCTGTGATCATGCCGGTTGAAGACATGCCACACGATGCCTATGGCACTCCGGTGGACGTGGTTCTCAACCCGTTGGGCGTACCTTCGCGTATGAACGTTGGTCAGATTCTTGAAACCCACCTGGGCCTCGCGGCCAAGGGCTTGGGCGAGAAGATCAACCGTATGGTCGAAGAGCAGCGTAAAGTATCCGAACTGCGCTCCTTCCTGCACCAGATCTATAACGAGATCGGTGGTCGTCAGGAAAGCCTCGATGACTTCTCCGACCAGGAAATCCTGGACCTGGTGAAGAACCTGAAAGGCGGCGTGCCAATGGCCACTCCGGTGTTCGATGGTGCGAAGGAAAGCGAGATCAAGGCCATGCTGAAACTGGCAGACCTGCCAGAAAGCGGCCAGATGCAGCTGTTCGACGGTCGTACCGGCAACAAGTTCGAGCGTCCGGTTACCGTTGGCTACATGTACATGCTGAAACTGAACCACTTGGTGGACGACAAGATGCACGCGCGTTCCACTGGTTCGTACAGCCTGGTTACCCAGCAGCCGCTGGGTGGTAAGGCTCAGTTCGGTGGTCAGCGTTTCGGGGAGATGGAGGTCTGGGCACTGGAAGCATACGGCGCCGCCTACACCCTGCAAGAAATGCTCACAGTGAAGTCGGACGATGTGAACGGTCGAACCAAGATGTACAAAAACATCGTGGACGGCGATCACCGTATGGAGCCGGGCATGCCCGAGTCCTTCAACGTGTTGATCAAAGAGATTCGTTCCCTCGGTATCGATATCGATCTGGAAACCGAATAA
- the secE gene encoding preprotein translocase subunit SecE, translated as MTPKAEAQDSRFDLLKWLVVVALVVVGVVGNHHFSASPLLYRVLALLVIAGVAAFVGLQTAKGKSFFILAKEARTEIRKVVWPTRQETTQTTLIVVAVVLVMALLLWGLDSLLGWLVSLIVG; from the coding sequence ATGACTCCCAAGGCTGAAGCCCAAGACTCTCGTTTTGATTTGCTCAAGTGGCTGGTTGTTGTCGCTTTGGTGGTCGTTGGCGTTGTCGGAAATCACCACTTCTCCGCGTCGCCGCTCCTGTACCGGGTGCTAGCGCTTCTCGTCATTGCTGGTGTTGCTGCCTTTGTAGGTTTGCAAACTGCCAAAGGCAAGTCGTTCTTTATCCTGGCAAAGGAAGCTCGTACAGAAATCCGTAAAGTCGTTTGGCCGACTCGCCAAGAGACCACTCAGACCACGCTGATCGTAGTGGCGGTCGTTCTGGTCATGGCGTTGCTGCTGTGGGGTCTTGACTCCCTGCTCGGCTGGCTTGTTTCCTTGATTGTTGGCTAA
- the rplA gene encoding 50S ribosomal protein L1 — translation MAKLTKRQQAIAGKIEAGKSYNFEEAAKLLAELSTVKFSESFDVAVNLGVDPRKSDQVVRSATVLPHGTGKTVRVAVFTQGPAAEAALAAGADRVGMDDLAAEMKGGDLNYDVVIASPDAMRVVGQLGQILGPRGLMPNPKVGTVTPDVATAVKNAKAGQVRYRTDKNGIIHTSVGKIGFDAIKLKENVEALIADLKRIKPASSKGIYVKRVTLSTTMGPGLVIDQGSLDA, via the coding sequence ATGGCTAAGCTGACCAAGCGTCAACAGGCTATCGCCGGCAAAATCGAAGCAGGCAAGTCCTACAACTTCGAAGAGGCCGCAAAACTGCTGGCCGAGCTGTCGACCGTCAAGTTCAGCGAGTCGTTCGACGTCGCTGTGAACCTGGGCGTTGACCCACGTAAATCCGACCAGGTCGTACGTAGCGCTACTGTGCTGCCACACGGCACTGGCAAGACTGTACGTGTTGCTGTCTTCACCCAGGGTCCAGCTGCTGAAGCTGCTCTGGCTGCCGGCGCTGATCGCGTTGGTATGGACGACCTGGCTGCCGAAATGAAAGGCGGCGACCTGAACTATGACGTGGTTATCGCATCCCCGGATGCCATGCGCGTTGTCGGTCAACTGGGTCAGATCCTGGGCCCACGCGGCCTGATGCCTAACCCTAAAGTCGGCACCGTAACGCCAGACGTAGCCACCGCGGTTAAAAACGCCAAGGCTGGTCAGGTTCGTTATCGCACCGACAAAAACGGCATCATCCACACTTCCGTTGGCAAGATCGGCTTCGATGCCATCAAGCTGAAGGAAAACGTTGAAGCTCTGATCGCTGACCTCAAGCGTATCAAGCCAGCTTCCTCGAAAGGTATCTACGTCAAGCGCGTCACCCTGAGCACCACCATGGGCCCAGGCCTGGTCATCGACCAGGGTTCCCTGGACGCGTAA